GGCGGCCGTCTCCAAGCTCGGGAGGGAGAGGGCCTCGCTGTGCGCCATCGCTAGGCCGGGTGGGCAATGCTTTGCGCGGAGGGGGCTGGTGCTCCGCTGCCAGAGCGGGGCAGCCGCAGCGGCGGCAACTATCAATaagggcggggcggcggatggAGCCGGGGCAGCGGCGGGATTCACCGTCGTGATGAAGTTCGGCGGCTCCTCGCTGGCGTCGGCCGCGTGGATGCGGGAGGTGGCCGACCTCATCCTGAGCTTCCCCGAGGAGACGCCCGTCGTCGTCCTCTCCGCCATGGGGAAGACCACCAACAACCTCCTCCTGGTACTGCCCGCTCCGTGAAAATTCTGGTCTTTCGGTAGCTCCATTCCGTGCTGAATTTGCTTGGGTGTTGGACCTGTGTAGGCCGGAGAGAAGGCGGTGAGCTGCGGCGCTACCAAGGCGTCAGAAATCAACGAGCTCGCCGTCATCAAAAAGCTCCATCTTAGGTGCGTTTTAATTTTGTAATCTTGTGACCCCCTGTTGCTTCAATTCTGGTTTGGAGTGTGCATATCCTGAGTGTTCGTTGATTTTCTCTTCTCAGGACCATTGATGAGCTTGGACTAGATAGCTCGATTGTTTCAGGTATGTCACTCTTGCTTTCCCCTTTCCAGTTGTTGGTTCAAAGTCAATACTTGTTCTGCAAAACTAATATGGAATTCTCCGAGTCATGCCTTTTGCTTTCGTAGTTAAAGATCCACCCACCAAATGATAAGCAAGTAAACTCGCCTTTCGCCACCTGCGGTTCATAGATACACCCATTTTCCCTTTAAATTATGTACAATGGTGAGAAGCCTGGAGGTCATTGTCATCCACTCACATCCTTTTCAGCCTTTTTGTTCTATATTTAATAGGGACAGTTTTTGTATTCTATAGATTAGTGCTTAGACCATAGGTTggcttgaccccccccccccctccctctcaATGGAATGACATTATTTAACACATTGACCTCAACGTACAGCTGAACAAATTAGTGCTCTACTAATGATGTTCAATCAGTCTCAGAATACATTACATATTTCCCTGTAGAACAAGCTCTTGTtaatatagattttttatcttctACAATCTACATAAAACATTAAACTAATGTAAACACAGCAAGCGTGGTATGAAAATTTCAATTCACGCACATACCCCTTGACTAATGTGGAAGATATAGAGCAAGTGAAATGGTCAGTAATTCAAACCTGAAAGTCCCATAGTTGATGTGTTCCCCAACACATAAAAATTCAGACAATCTGAAGTGTTGTATGCTGGATCCTTATTTATAACACCAGCACAAGCTGTGGTCATTGATTCTTTAGCGTTTAGCCATTGTTTGTTGCCTTGCACCTTTTGGGCTAATTCAGCACTTAGCATTCATTTTGTCTTTCATGAAAGTGTCTTCTGTACTACTATACAAACAACACATTTTCACTCTTCAAACAAATAGGTTTCTTGGACGAATTGGAGCAACTACTTAAGGGTGTTGCTATGATGAAAGAGCTGACTCTTAGGACACGAGATTACCTTGTTTCCTTTGGTGAATGCATGTCTACAAGAATATTTTCTGCATATTTGAATAAACTTGGGAAGAAGGCACGACAGGTACATACTTCTATTCTAGCAAGCAACAATTTAGTAGTTTGGTTACAACTTTGTTTTGCAGCATACATGTCTGGACCAGTTGGTGCAATTAGACAGAATATTTCAATCACCTTCTATCTCATGCGGAGGATGTAGCGATTCGCGGGaaggactacatgatcagggggcagcatgccgccctcgcgaaggccctgactccggcgTGATGTGATCAGTGATGTGATGTTGTGAACTGAATCTTTAAGTTTATCTGTTGGGTTacttttggtttgttgaactgaatctCATTGGTTATGGTTTGTTGAACTGAATTTAGTTTTCATGAATTTGGTTATGGTTGGCTATATTGATGCTAGTAATCTGGTTGCTATCTATATTTGTTTGTCCTTAAATTTGCCTGTggtatatttgtctgtcctgaatctatggttagttatgtttagatgttgtgaactatgattttaggtgctgcaatgatcacacatgttgtgtaggaaatcaaatgcatgctccacatgagatcatgtaaaccttggcaaacctggacaatataaattcaagaaaatgcaaaaaacaagtaaaaccttggcaaactatctatgtttgtgtaggagatcatgtgtgcaaaatttgaagtgatttagaggaggtcaaataaatttgaatttgagaaatgtgctccaaatgagctcccaggctagggtaaacagcccatttgtaatcaagtttttttggacctactctaaatgagccaatttttttattaacacatattcactttccatagtgtagattcgaagtctcaatattttttgaattaatcttcatatttttacattttcttttgaaaacatatgctttaatataaaaactattaaaaacatgtttgaaatatgaaaatggaaaactaacttcagatccttcttattcactttgaaataaagctttggtgatttttttatttttttatttttcaaaaacagaaggtaaccctgccttctctccttgaactctatgaaatcatgtacatgatagctcatatgtgtgaaggttttctcatgaaaatgaccatagaccaagtttatgatttttggttggtaacatgtcacataagacaacattgtgcgcaggttttatattttttgatttttttaaattaatggtgctcatttgacctcgatcgtgccagctagggttttttcatgaaaatgaccatagaccaagtttagtatttttccctcgttagtttgtcttataaaacgacgaacggcgaaggtttcatattttttcgatcttttttaaattagttatgctcagtcaaagccttcgaaaccccATTGACCAGCTCAAAATCCCTCTAAACCCTGCGGGGTTTCGtctaaccctagctcccaacgttagccgtccgatcataccctcgcgCCAAGCGACAACCCTCAGATCTGGTCTTTTAGAAGGAATTAGGTGGGCTGGCTgcgttattgggcccaaaaggaaaccaagctctggttgggccgtcgaattgcgtcgtttttttgcatcgtttgctctgttttttgtgaacgtgctggctctgtatttttgcatcgtttgctctgttttttgtgaatgTGTTGGCTCTtttctttttgttctatacaaatgcaaaatgaccaaaattttaagggccaaatttatttttatcatgcaaaatggccacaaactattcaaaaattgtctcttttcgttcatataatatatatgaccacggattcccacgcgtgcaattagcttcttttcttcttctttttcaaaccATCGTTTCCCACgtgtgtacactcccgatgctgcggtgggtttgaacacatttgaccccgttattgccacggccaaataacacgtagcactacggaTATTTAAGCCACcatctgcctctgccatccctcatccatctcccatcctctctgccatctgcccttcttgctcttcgaccacttctccttcttctagcacatcctcagccatgcagtacaccggaccaacctaccacttcccacccactgtgccggagaggctctaccctcctGGCGTGTACGTTGAGCGCACACTAcatgtgtgggcgatatcaaggtggaggaccgcaaggaacttcaccgagttcttcctcgcgtccggctaccaccacctcccgcggggatctccaaggatgttccgtgtcgaggaggtcatccaaaacggggtggtggttgctctccttgcccacttcacgaacacattcgacgccttctacc
This window of the Triticum aestivum cultivar Chinese Spring chromosome 5D, IWGSC CS RefSeq v2.1, whole genome shotgun sequence genome carries:
- the LOC123121100 gene encoding aspartokinase 1, chloroplastic-like; the encoded protein is MATALRLAAVARDSPAAVSKLGRERASLCAIARPGGQCFARRGLVLRCQSGAAAAAATINKGGAADGAGAAAGFTVVMKFGGSSLASAAWMREVADLILSFPEETPVVVLSAMGKTTNNLLLAGEKAVSCGATKASEINELAVIKKLHLRTIDELGLDSSIVSGFLDELEQLLKGVAMMKELTLRTRDYLVSFGECMSTRIFSAYLNKLGKKARQVHTSILASNNLVVWLQLCFAAYMSGPVGAIRQNISITFYLMRRM